AGAGATTACCCCTTTTCTTAAAAGTTGGCGGTTGACAATTTTGTTTACAGGTAATTTCTTAATGATTTCGTAGGTCTCATTAATTGCGGCATCAATCAAAGAAGGGGAATAATTCTCTTTGCCCTTTATCAGTTGCTGATAATCTTGAGCCAGGGAGACACCAGGGACGATCTTCCCTTTTGCTTCGGTGAATTTTTCTTCTAAGAGATAAGCCGTCTTAATTCGGGAGTAGTTTTGGAAAAAGGGAAAGTCTCTAAATGACCGGTAAGTATAGAGGAGGAAAAGGAAGAGAAGGGAAGAGAAAAGAAGAGCCAAAGGTGAAGGAATGTTGGCGAAGAGAAAGAGGAGGAGAAGGAGGAAGGTGAGAAGGAAAAAAAGAGAGGCAGAAAGGTCATTGGTCAATCTCTTTTTTCTCAATTGGTCTATAAAATTAAGAAGTTTCACTTCGCCTCTTTTTCCGCCGGATGAATTTTAGGGTCTCTTGGGAGAGTTCTTCCCGAATCTCTTTAATCTTATCCCGAATCTTTGCCGCCTTTTCAAATTCTAAGTTTTCTGCAGCTTTTTTCATCTCTTCGGTCAAAATCTCTAAGAGTTTTATCTTATCCTCTTCGCTAATCTCTTCTATCTCCTTATCATAATCCCCTTTGGCATCAGCAACGACCGTTGTCTTTATCACCTGCTCGTAAGACTTTTCAATACTCTTCGGTGTGATATTATGCCTTTTATTATACTCAATCTGCTTCTGCCGCCTTCTTTCGGTTTCCGCCAATGCCCTTCTAATGGAACTGGTGATATGGTCGGCATAGATAATTACCTCTCCCCGGACATTACGGGCGGCGCGACCGGCAGTCTGGATTAAAGAACGGGCATCCCTTAAAAAACCTTCTTTATCACCATCAAGGATTGCCACTAAGGAGACCTCAGGTAAATCTAAACCTTCTCGGAGTAAATTTATACCCACTAAGCAGTCAAATTTTCCCAGACGCAACTCCCTTAAAATCTCCACTCGGTCAATGGGCGCGATTTCGGAATGGAGGTACTTTACCCTAATCCCCATCTCTGACAAATATTCGGCCGTATCTTCGGCTAACCTTTTGGTTAAAGTTGTTACCAGTACCCGTTCCTTTCTTTCCGCCCTTTTCTTAATCTCGTTTAATAGGTCATCAATCTGTCCGGTGGTTGGTCTGATAGTCATCTTTGGGTCAACTAAACCCGTCGGTCGGACAATCTGCTCCACGAATTTTCCATCGCACTTCTCAATCTCGTAATCGCCCGGGGTAGCAGAAGTGAAGATGACCTGATTGATTAATGTTTCAAACTCCTCAAATTTTAATGGTCGGTTATCAAGACAGGAGGGAAGGCGGAAGCCATATTCCACCAAAATCTCCTTTCTTGCCCGGTCACCCCGATACATCCCGTAAATCTGCGGAATTGTGACATGGGATTCGTCAATGACCATTAAGTAATCCTTCGGAAAATAGTCTAAAAGACAATAAGGCCTCTCTCCGGGTTTCCGACCGGAGAGGTGCCGGGAATAATTTTCAATCCCTGGGCAATAACCGAATTCTCTAATCATTTCTATGTCAAATCTCGTCCTTTGGGTAAGTCTCTGGGCTTCTAAGAGTTTCCCTTGTTCTTTTAACTCTTGGACCCTCTCTTCCAATTCCTCTTCAATTGAGGCAATCGCCCTTTCCAAACGGGATTTATTACTAATAAAATACTTAGCCGGATAGATGACAACCCTCTCTTTTTTCTCTATGGTGTCCCCGGTTAAGATATCAAATACCCGAATCTCTTCTATCCTTTCTCCGGAGAAATAAAGTCTAATTCCATAGTCCCGATGGGAGGGATGGATTTCCATTGTCTCACCCCGAACTCGGAAGGTGGCGCGTTTCAACTCTAAGTCGTTTCGGGCATATTGGAGGTCAACCAATCTTTCTAAGATTTCGTCCCGGGTTAGAGACTTATTGATGTCAATTGGGAATAGACTCTCCTTAAATTCCCAGGGTTCACCTAAATTATAAATACAGGAGACCGAGGCGACAATTATCACATCCCGTCTTTCAATTAAAGAGGAGGTGGCACAGAGCCGTAATTTTTCAATCTCTTCATTGATGGAGGCGTCCTTTTCAATATACAAATCAATCTCCGGGACATAGGCTTCGGGCTGGTAATAGTCATAATAAGAGATGAAATATTCCACCGCATTTTCTGGAAAGAACTGCTTAAACTCACCGTAGAGTTGGGCGGCAAGGGTCTTATTGTGGGAGATGACAATCGTCGGTTTTTGCACCCTCTCAATAACATTGGCAATAGTAAAGGTCTTACCAGAGCCAGTGACGCCCAAAAGGGTCTGAAATTTTTTGCCTGCTTCTATTCCCGCCACTAACTTCTCAATCGCTTCCGGCTGGTCACCGGTTGGCTTAAAAGGTGCCTTTAACTTAAATTTCATCAAAAAATTATAGACCGAAAATTATTTAAGTCAATCTTTGCCTTTTTATGATTGAAAATGGAATAGGAAGATGAGCAAAATCGTGTCCAAATTAAAAATCTGCTAAAAAGTCGTCATCGGGGATTTAATGAGGAACTTAATTCCAAGCCTAATAGAGGATGTAATGGAGGGTGTAATCGGAGGCGTAATAAGGGGTCTAATAGGAAGCCTAATAGAGGGTGTAATAGAAAATCTAACCCCGAGCCTAATCAGGGGTTTAACCCGAAGCCGAAATGAGAGCCGAAGGCATAATTATCTGGAAAATGGAAAAGGATTCACAGCGTCTTTCATCAAAATAAAATCTTACCATAGTTAGGATATGAATTTTGTTGATAATTTGGATGTTTTTCATTCTTCATCTCCTAGGGAAAGAGTATATTTCTTATGGTATGCCTCGTCAAGTCTTTTTAGAAGTTGGGTTATTTCATTAAACATTTCTAAGTAAGAGAGGGAAGATTTCCGTTTTATTATCTCCTGTTTCTTCT
This sequence is a window from candidate division WOR-3 bacterium. Protein-coding genes within it:
- the uvrB gene encoding excinuclease ABC subunit UvrB, with translation MMKFKLKAPFKPTGDQPEAIEKLVAGIEAGKKFQTLLGVTGSGKTFTIANVIERVQKPTIVISHNKTLAAQLYGEFKQFFPENAVEYFISYYDYYQPEAYVPEIDLYIEKDASINEEIEKLRLCATSSLIERRDVIIVASVSCIYNLGEPWEFKESLFPIDINKSLTRDEILERLVDLQYARNDLELKRATFRVRGETMEIHPSHRDYGIRLYFSGERIEEIRVFDILTGDTIEKKERVVIYPAKYFISNKSRLERAIASIEEELEERVQELKEQGKLLEAQRLTQRTRFDIEMIREFGYCPGIENYSRHLSGRKPGERPYCLLDYFPKDYLMVIDESHVTIPQIYGMYRGDRARKEILVEYGFRLPSCLDNRPLKFEEFETLINQVIFTSATPGDYEIEKCDGKFVEQIVRPTGLVDPKMTIRPTTGQIDDLLNEIKKRAERKERVLVTTLTKRLAEDTAEYLSEMGIRVKYLHSEIAPIDRVEILRELRLGKFDCLVGINLLREGLDLPEVSLVAILDGDKEGFLRDARSLIQTAGRAARNVRGEVIIYADHITSSIRRALAETERRRQKQIEYNKRHNITPKSIEKSYEQVIKTTVVADAKGDYDKEIEEISEEDKIKLLEILTEEMKKAAENLEFEKAAKIRDKIKEIREELSQETLKFIRRKKRRSETS